In a genomic window of Rhinopithecus roxellana isolate Shanxi Qingling chromosome 2, ASM756505v1, whole genome shotgun sequence:
- the SMR3A gene encoding submaxillary gland androgen-regulated protein 3A, giving the protein MKSLTLILGLWALAACFTPGKSQRGLGGPYPPGPLSPPPPPSPFPFGPGFVPPPRPPPCGPWRIPPPPPLLYGPGRIPPPPSLPYGPGRIPPSPPLPYGPGRFPPHLSPPYGPGRIQPLSLPYPYGPGYPQPPSQPRPYPPGPPFFPVIPPTDPALPTPAPLIQTTATGATTTAKDTTTLITTASTIQK; this is encoded by the exons ATGAAATCACTGACTCTGATCTTGGGCCTTTGGGCTCTTGCAGCGTGTTTCACA CCTGGTAAGAGTCAAAGAGGCCTCGGGGGACCATATCCACCTGGACcactgtctcctcctcctcctccatcaccTTTTCCTTTTGGACCAGGATTTGTTCCACCACCCCGTCCTCCACCCTGTGGTCCATGGAGAATTCCACCACCCCCTCCTCTACTCTATGGTCCAGGGAGAATTCCACCACCTCCTTCTCTACCCTATGGTCCAGGGAGAATTCCACCATCTCCTCCTCTACCCTATGGTCCAGGGAGATTTCCACCACACCTTTCTCCACCCTATGGTCCAGGGAGAATTCAACCACTCTCTCTTCCTTACCCTTATGGCCCAGGTTATCCACAGCCACCTTCCCAACCAAGACCCTATCCACCTGGACCTCCATTTTTCCCTGTAATTCCTCCAACTGATCCTGCCCTCCCTACTCCTGCACCCTTAATACAGACAACTGcaacaggtgccaccaccactgCAAAAGACACCACTACCCTCATAACCACTGCTTCTACTATCCAAAAATAA